A stretch of the Takifugu flavidus isolate HTHZ2018 chromosome 1, ASM371156v2, whole genome shotgun sequence genome encodes the following:
- the tbx6 gene encoding T-box transcription factor TBX6: protein MLSMEIYPSLTLGPTRIGDCFYRDRHAPAPVPLYPTTCDVSTKALPSRLVAPSSISKEAAASTQKADVKMELENASLWKQFSSVGTEMIITKKGRRMFPGLRLNLSGLNPSLRYILLLDIIPADNSRYRFQGGGWQAVGGAEARLPDRVFIHPDSPATGAHWQSRTISFHYAKLTNNTLDTHGHIILHSLHRYQPRVHVIEARDVLRWGGGQHSFVFPETQFITVTAYQNNKITELKINANPFAKGFRENGMNSKKQREARQKRKITALTENSDTSASKMNCDPCDATELLSRPITSSSTADLQTLDLSSLPPLPDPSCGFRPEETPYQDTLVPEEALDLNQAFMASQMSDIGMSMASEVQNPTGSEVATSMMEGSDTSSFTSTYSGAQPSSYTSLPIPDCSDASNPQSTIPPAVYPSILSSSPTITSPISTTPSLQQTSFIFPTPPPSSSSSPQPLLPSTCSSPSADSYHGVTESVSQTTPSEATFAAVPADLLLSQPLQVEPVPAENHEPSDQSSAVFAYPNIYLSNPAPATSHPLANSNQPAPSLSCSLPAHGGPTSFAFPSVPPHMQGLSFQNVPPNSSHPSLHLQNLSHQAPSSALAAAFPACSFTHPSSSLPHPPFQPSSHLTVTPSFQQSPTTLSQTVQHPQKPTNPSSTSSSYPPVDVGAIPQFGHGAPYRPERALHHSSLLSQLDPTLPSTLTSSTPPPALYSAFPSYPLRLCKEPHSSLTIPFRHLYRQHQHGPSHPQGSYLDVSTRGVF from the exons ATGCTGAGCATGGAGATTTACCCCAGTCTGACTCTGGGACCAACGAGGATCGGAGACTGTTTTTACAGAG ATCGACACGCTCCGGCCCCTGTGCCGCTCTACCCTACAACCTGTGATGTGTCGACCAAAGCCTTGCCTTCAAGGTTGGTGGCCCCTTCTTCCATCTCCAAAGAAGCTGCCGCCAGCACTCAGAAAGCTGACGTTAAGATGGAGCTGGAGAACGCGTCGTTGTGGAAGCAGTTCAGCTCAGTGGGCACAGAGATGATCATCACAAAGAAGGGCAG ACGTATGTTCCCTGGGCTGAGGTTAAATCTGTCTGGCCTGAACCCATCGCTCCGCTACATCCTGCTCCTGGACATCATCCCCGCAGACAACTCCCGCTATCGTTTCCAAGGCGGAGGCTGGCAGGCTGTTGGAGGGGCGGAGGCCAGACTCCCGGACCGTGTTTTCATCCACCCAGACTCACCTGCCACGGGTGCTCACTGGCAGAGCCGAACCATCTCCTTTCACTACGCCAAGCTCACCAACAACACGCTGGACACGCACGGACAC ATAATCCTGCACTCACTGCACCGCTACCAGCCCAGAGTTCATGTGATTGAAGCCAGGGATGTGctgaggtggggtggggggcaacaCTCGTTTGTGTTCCCTGAGACCCAGTTCATCACTGTCACTGCCTACCAAAACAACAAG ATCACAGAACTGAAGATCAACGCCAACCCCTTTGCCAAAGGCTTCCGAGAGAACGGCATGAACAGCAAAAA ACAGAGAGAGGCAAGGCAAAAACGCAAAATTACAGCTTTGACAGAAAACTCTGACACCTCTGCTAGTAAAA tgAACTGTGATCCCTGCGATGCAACTGAGCTACTGTCACGGCCCataaccagcagcagcactgcagacctGCAAACCCTCGATTTATCCTCACTACCCCCACTGCCTGACCCCTCTTGTGGGTTCAGACCAGAGGAGACCCCTTATCAGGACACACTGGTCCCAGAGGAGGCTTTAGACCTTAACCAGGCCTTTATGGCATCCCAGATGTCTGATATTGGCATGTCCATGGCCAGTGAGGTGCAgaacccaacaggaagtgaggtagCAACCAGCATGATGGAAGG ATCAGACACCTCATCTTTCACCTCCACTTATTCTGGTGCTCAGCCCAGCTCTTACACCTCCCTTCCCATCCCTGACTGCTCAGATGCTTCCAATCCTCAGTCCACCATCCCTCCTGCTGTCTATCcctccattctctcctcctcccctacGATCACCTCTCCCATCTCAACCACTCCCTCGCTCCAGCAGACCTCCTTCATCTTTcccacccctcctccatccagctcctcttcacCACAGCCACTGCTGCCCTCCACTTGTTCCTCCCCCTCTGCCGACTCCTACCATGGGGTCACAGAGTCAGTCAGCCAGACCACTCCTTCCGAAGCCACGTTTGCCGCGGTCCCAGCAGATCTTCTGCTGTCTCAGCCACTGCAGGTTGAACCTGTACCAGCAGAAAATCATGAACCCAGTGATCAAAGCTCAGCTGTATTTGCTTATCCCAATATTTATCTTTCAAATCCTGCTCCAGCCACTTCTCACCCTCTTGCTAACTCAAACcaaccagctcccagtctgtCGTGCTCTTTACCGGCTCATGGTGGACCCACATCTTTTGCCTTCCCCTCTGTTCCTCCACACATGCAAGGTCTGTCCTTTCAGAATGTGCCTCCCAACTCCTCCCACCCCAGCCTGCACCTCCAAAACTTGAGCCACCAAGCGCCATCTTCTGCGCTTGCTGCAGCCTTCCCTGCATGCTCCTTCACtcatccctcttcctcccttccccaCCCTCCATTCCAGCCCTCCTCCCACTTGACAGTCACCCCTTCCTTCCAGCAGTCCCCCACAACCTTGTCACAGACAGTGCAGCACCCTCAAAAGCCAACTAatccctcctctacctcttcaTCATACCCTCCAGTTGATGTAGGCGCCATCCCTCAGTTCGGCCATGGCGCCCCCTACCGCCCAGAGAGGGCACTGCACCACTCGTCTCTCCTGTCCCAACTGGATCCAACGCTTCCTTCCACCCtgacctcctccacccctcccccagccctaTACTCTGCTTTCCCTTCATACCCTCTCCGGCTCTGTAAGGAACCTCACTCATCCCTCACTATCCCTTTCAGGCATCTGTATAGACAACACCAACATGGTCCTTCCCACCCACAGGGGTCATACCTGGATGTGAGCACCAGAGGTGTATTTTAA